The Sorex araneus isolate mSorAra2 chromosome X, mSorAra2.pri, whole genome shotgun sequence DNA segment ccccacatggctctgtgcttcgcaataaatttaaaaaaaaaattaaaaaaaaaaacatcctgcCTGCTTGTTCACCAGTCTCTGCATAAGATAGAAATGtgctgcatattttcttttttttttctttttgggttatacccagcgatgcacaggggtcactcctggctcatgcactcaggaatctcccctggcagtgctcaggggaccatatggaatgctgggattcgaacccgggtcggccgcgtgcaaggcaaatgccctacccgctgtgctatcgccccagcccctgtgctGCATATTTTCAATCAGAGTTTCTTTACTGATTATTCAGTTCTATATAGAATAGATTTTTGAGactacaaatatttttcaaaaacattttttaaattcaaaattttcatGATGATGCCTTGCGTGGAGAGGCTCTAAATATGAGAGATGCTCATCGATCAGCCATGCCAGTCAGCTGACGGCCAGCTGCGTGCCAGCTGCGTGGTGAACGTGCAGGGCGGCAGCCTGACATCACTCTCTGAAATGCTTTCTCTTTCACATTCTTGTACTTTTCCAGCTGACGGCACAGAGGTGGGTGCTGGGTCCACCAGCAGAGCAAAGATCCGAGATGTCAGCTATCCTCCGAGAGCTGCTTTGTGTCTCTGAGAAAGCTGCCAACATTGCCCGGGCTTGCAGGCAGCAGGATGCCCTCTTCCAGCTGCtgatagaagaaaagaaagacgGGGACAAGAACAAGAAGTTTGCAGTTGACTTCAAGACTCTGGCTGATGTACTGGTACAGGAAGTTATAAAACAGAATATGGAGAACAAGGTAAGAAAGGTCACAGCTGAGGTTATTGCGAAATATTTGACCTCGTGGTTCACTTCTCTTGCCGGAAGAGCGGTGCTCTTCCTCTCCCAGCACCAAGTACTAGCACCTTGCAATCCTATCAACAACTTAGGTATTCCCCCTTGTTTGCACAACACTTACTACTGACATGTTCAATGCAGAATGAACTTTAGAAActgaaagcaaataaagaaataaaaatcacttccATTCCTAACAGCTAGAGAGAAATGgtgtgtttgatttttggggggaggggtgggggtgggaggcacctGACAATGCTGAgggctggagatgctcaggggttaacttttggctttacactcaggaattaatcccagtgggaaaacatatgggacgtcagggattaaaccctggttagctgtatgcaagtaTGCAAGTCAAGtccctaacccactgtactgtctccccagccagcagaaacattttttttttttttgctttttgggtcacacccggagatgcacaggggttacttctggctttgcactcaggaattactcctggcagtgctcaggggaccatatgggatgctgggaatcgaacccaggtcggctgcgtacaaggcaaacgccctacccactgtactattgctccagccccagaaccagtTTTTGACAGACCAACTGGCAGAGTCTGTATTCTTAGTGCTACAATTTGCCTTTTTGTGGAACTCtaaaagttaactttttttttaagaatggaaagaacagatATTTGACAGAAATCACCCCAAAGAAAGATTGGGATAATTTccacaatattttcaaaatatgagaATCCTTTAAGTAGATACTTGATCATAAACAAGAGAATAAGTGACTCCTTAAAATTTCAACAAACTCTGCTTTTCATGCTCTATTATGTCTGACTTGAATGAATTAAATGAAGCaaatttattaaatgaaacaTTATGTTACTGATCAAGATCAAGATATTTGGGGGACTAAGCAAATGAATTAGAAATATATCAACATTCATTTTTATGAGTTAATATTTGCTCAAAAGCATTATGATAAATTTAGGTAATTGATTATTAAGATATATGCcagaatttatgaaaaataattttgaaactttaaaaaaattttattagtgaatcatggtGGGGggaccgttacagacttacaaactttcgtgcttgcatttcagtcatacaatgatcgagtacccaacttcaaccagtgtccattttccaccaccaatggtccctgcatccctcccatcacccacacTCTGTTCCcgcacccaccccaccccgcctctgtggcagggcattcccttttgctctctctctctccttttgggtgttttggttggcagtagaggtattaaatggccatcatgttcggtctatagtctactttcagtctgcctctcccatcccaagcaggccctcctagcaccctttacttggtggtcccttttctatctgagctgcctttacccccagcatgtgaggctggcttttaagctgtggaataatcctcctggtacttttctCTGCTGTTCTCTgctggtgttagtctccctttctatTACTTTacattccgcaaatgagtgcaatctttccatgtctgtccctctctttctgactcatttcacttaacatgatattttccatgttgctccacctatatgcaaatttcatgacttcatttttttctaatagctacatagtattccattgtgtagatatactaaagtttctttaactagtcatctgttctccagcactcgagttttttccagattctgtctattgtaagtagtgctgcaatgaacatgtaagtgcagatgtcatttctactatacttttttgcatctctgggatatattcccagaagtagtattgcccggtcaaatgggaactcgatatctaatttttttttttgatttcaACTTCTtgttgtattcttttatttttttaaattcttttattgattcaccatgtggaaagttacaaagctttcaggttaaagtctcagttatacaatgctcaaacacccatcccttcaccagtgcatatattccaccaccaagaatcacgatatacctccccccttccccccacctccccaaccccccacccgcatgtgtaactggtaaatttcactttactttcactttactttgattacattcaatatttaaacaaaaaattcactattattgatttggagtttctcccccctaaagtctgctgaaaagaaagcatttggtaatttgttttccattgctgagaatgaagagatatgaggtcaggaggccgcaccagcagcagcatccgatatctaatttttttttataagtgtccatactgttttccaaaagggctgagccattcggcattcccatcagcagtctGTTCATGGTcgacttctattttcagtgcatcatagtctgcagaggtagttgatacaatttctatcttcctgattctattgaggtatgttttgtgacccagcacatggacTATTTTGGGAaatgttccctgtgcactggaaaaaaaatgtgtattctttcttttggggatgcaaagccctgtatagacctattagccttctctcttctctctcttccctcaaagccagtgtttccttgttgaattttaatcttgtagatctatctagaggtgatagggcagtgttgaagtctccatctactattgtgttgttagcaaagttaaaatctgttagcagttggggctggagtgatagcatagcgggtagggcgtttgccttgcacgcggccgacccgggttcaaatcccagcatcccatatggtcccctgagcaccgccaggagtaattcctgagtgccgagccaggagtaacccctgtgcatcgctaggtgtgacccaaaaaccaaaaaaaaaaaaaaaatctgttagcagttgttttaagtacttagctggtccctcattaggtaggtacatgtttaggagtgtgatttcttcctgctgtatatatccCTTAGACCAGTAAAaattggccttcgctgtcccttttaatcttttcaacctgaaatctatgttgttggatactagtatggtcaccccagcttttttttttctttttgggtcacacctggcgatgcacaggggttactcctggctttgcactcaggaattactcctggtggtgctcaggggatcatatgggatgttgggaatcgaacctggctcggctgcatgcaaggcaaatgccctacctattgtgatatctctccagccccaaccatcatagcttttttgaaggagttgtttgcttgcaggattgtttttcatccttttactttgagtctgtgtttgctctgactgttcagatgtatttcttgtaggcagcagaatgttgggtttaatttctaaatccattttgccactcttgtctcttaattagtgcatttagaccattgacatcaagggagattattgtcatgggttttgtgccatttttctgtagggatttgttgtgcttgtagggttttttcttgtcttacggtagtccctttagtccttctttttagtttggttttcccaccaacaatcaatgagagtccctttctccccgaatttgtgccagcactggttgttcttgttcttgttaaTGAgcgccagtttctgtggtgtaaggtgataaGTCTCATTGTTGGTTtaatttacatctccctgatgattagtgaaggtggagcattttttcatatgcctttttgcTAATTTTGAAAACTTTGACCTATGAAACACTTTGTTTCCTAACCCTCAGTCCTGTTCGTGGATGAAAGAAGTtggtccaaagtagagagagagtatggggcaaattgtctgccacagaggcagagtgaggactggggatgtggggggtggcactggggacattggtggtggaaaatgggcatcggtggagggataggtgttcgatcattgtatggctgaagctcaaacatgaaagctttgtaattgtatctcacagtgactcagtaaaaaaaagaagaagaaaaagaaagaagttgatCCTTGATAAATAGGCTTTTGGCCAACCTTGTAGATTTGCACtattattcaaaagacaaaaacccaaaactaaaaaacagtaaccagtAGTTGTGGGAACTATTAAAGCTAATGGTAATCAGTATTCACtgagtttaaatatttaaagcaattccttgcttttattctttgaaaatatcacACCTAATTCACCAcacatatgaagaaaaaaatacctttgcTATAGAATGGATAAGAAACTAAAAACTTCTTCGTGACAGAGAGGTGAGAAAAGAATCTTagctctattttaaaaattcgatgttgatatataaattattagCCAATATTTCCTGTTTGGAGCTGGAATTATAGTAAAGtgggtatggtacttgccttgggtgcaaccaacctgagttcaatcctcagcaagcatcccttatggtcccctgagcactgccagaattaatttttgagtgtggaaccaggagtgatccctgagcatcacttgggtatggtcccaaaacaaaacaaaaaaattattttccttcttatcACTTATTAATAATGCAGGTTTAGAGGACATATCTgagtaattaaaacaaaatctagTGTCATCTCTTGCTTTCTCTAATATCTTATATAAGCAATATTATGTGAGATACAGTGTTTAAAATATCTTCCTTGTAGTTATTCTATGGTTCTTAAGAGGTATGAAGTTTCTGGAAACTTCTTCAGACTCAAAAAGACATTAGAACTTCTGTCATGATCTGAACTTTATAGAAGGAACATAGGAGCATAAAGTGTTAGGAagggatgggccagagagattgtataggtgttaaggcacttgccttgaaagtgcTAACACCATTTCTATCCCTGGACTGCATCTGACAGCCCAAGCATCCgccaggaatgatcgctgagcaGAGTGCCAGGAGTATGCCGtgagcactactggctgtggtcccaaaaccaaaacaattaaaaatatctgtagttttgtcagagagatagtacagtgggtagggcacttgccttacctgcagccaacccatgtttaatTCCTGCACTCCTAAAGCTCCCCTtaacacagccagaagtgacccctcaaAGAGTCAGAAATGTTAAGGCCTGAACAGAACTACTGTGGTACCAAAactaattaattagttaaaatatTAGGAAACTAAGTACTCACCAAGCTGACTTACCTGAGCCAAACTGATTTCTGGAATTGTACATTTCTGAATTTTAGGTCTAATTTTGCTACTTACTTTGAATTATTAGTGAAAAATTGTTCGGAATTGTAAGTATTGTGTGGTTTATTGTTGACCTCATGCTGTAACTCTCAGTTTCCAGGCTTGGGAGAGAAAGTTTTTGGAGAAGAATCCAACGAGTTTACTAATGATTTAGGTAAGTATAagaatcaataaattttaataactcCATTATGGtgtagtattttaattttcaaacagaTGGATATTTCAAAGTCTCCTGTAAATAGCACATTAAAATGTGATTCCAAATTCTCAGAGGATCATGATGTTTAGAGAGATCCTAGAATTTTTGTTGGAAATCCAcatcttttattttgatatttaaataatgtttaacaACCTTTGAAAGAGTTGTACGGCCCTTTGGGAATTTAATAGTGCATCCAGAAAAGCACATATCTACACAATTGTGCAGACAATTTCAAATGTAAGGTTTCAAATCACTTGCATAATCTTGTAGAAATTCATGGCCCTTGACTGAGAATCTAAAGGGAGCTGACCTGAAAGGTTCCATTTTATGGCAGATTTTAAATCTTACTAAATTTTCTGTGGGCTAAGATTCTCTCATTAGATGGACCACCATGTTCCTTGTGGTctaggggaaataaataaaaaagaaccagAGGGTTCTTTTCAGGGAACCAGATTACTTTAAAtttgttggattttgtttgtttctgtaaaTAGTAGAAGCTGAAAACCTTGAGCTTTCAACACATGGGTGTggcaaatcaaatcaaaacaaaggaaAGCAGTATGTGAGAAGCAGTTAGAGGCACTTGCATGTGCTGATAAAATTTAGGCTCTTTTAAATCTCCAAGTAAAGAAGTACATTAGACTATTAAAAGGCAaagggcactgtagcactgttgtcccattgttcatcgatttgctccagcggcaccagtaatgtctccattgtgagacttgtttctgtttttggcatatcgaatatgccacgggtagcttgccaggctctaccatgcgggcgggataatactctcagtagtttgccaggctctccaagagggacggaggaatcgaacccgggtcgattccatgcaaggcaaacatcctactcactgtgctatcgctccagtccaaatacatACAAATATTGGGAGGTAGATCAAAAAGCTGGAGTACATCACCCACAGGCAGAGGTCCTAGGTTTGATTTCggacaccacatggtctcctgagcaactctGAGCTGGCTCAGTGTTGCAGTGAAGACTGTGGCAAGTGATCCTggggcctcctgaacactgcctgagaGGAgattccccttcccccttcctgcccccctaaaaaaatacAAGGGTTCATGACTCAGAGATTCTTATCTAATCCAGAAGCTTCTTTAAATTGCAcacaaaattgtgtgtgtgtgtgtgtgtgtgtgtgtgcgtgcgtgcgcctTGTAGGCAATTTTCTGAGAAGAAGAAAGTCCATTGAATCCTGCAGCCTGTTCCCCACAGTTCACATGAAGTGCATGACCTGGGCATCCATGACCTTAGCAAAGTCTTCTAGGTCATTCTGGCCATCAGACAGGTTGGATCCCCTGGTAGTGATGACTTGTCCTCACCTAACTGAAGAGCAGTTTTTCTTGCCTCCAGCCCTGTTCTGCACCCTCTCCCAAACTCTTGAAATGGGCTAGCTTTTAGTTTGTCTTTATTCTAGGGGAAAAGATTATCTTGAAACTGTGTGCAACAGAGGAAGAAACAGTGGAGCTTCTTAGCAAAGTTCTCAATGGCAACAAATTGGCGTCGGAAGCATTAGCCAAGGTTGTGCACCAGGATGTCACCTTGACTGACCCAACTCTGGATTCCATTGAGATCAACATTCCACAGGACAcactgggaatctgggtggaccCCATAGGTAAGTGAAAGAGAgtgagtttgatttttaaaaattcttactgCAGAAATGTTTGGGGTTgtgggtggtagtggtggtggagttgataaaataaaaattattgaaagtaCATTTTAACCCTCCTAGAATGTTTGAAAAATCGACTTTGAAACAGTAAAGGGCTAATATATATAGACATAAGTATACCTCCAACAGATATGTGTAAATGTTCATGTCTGTGTATAAAACCACTGCATAGCAGTCATGAAAATGACAGCTGAATGTGACACGTTAGCAGTCAGTTGGGAAGTTTGGGAAGTTTACATAACCTTAACTCTTTATTTGAAACTATTATGATAGTTATAGTAATATGAATCTCATTGCCTTGAAGTTACATGGGCCTCTTAGCTGTAATGCTAATTTGGGAACACCCATAGTATTTtcagaacttttttctttctcatctctctaGCATATTCAACTCACTATAATGGAGGTCATTAATTACGCTGGGCAAGCAGTTTCCCTTGACCATACCCATCTTGCACACATACTAACACAGCTCAATATAAATGCTTTGAGTCAGAGACCAGAACATCCAGCCAATGgattatatatgtaaatgaagCACCTTTCCCAAAATCTTTCATCACTTAAGAGTAACCCAGCATCAGTTCAGGTTTCTGCGGGACTGACATTTCCCATTATTTTGCTCTGTCCTAACCTGACTTCTGTGATCTCAGAAGTTCTGTCGCCACAGCCTTAGCCCAGTACTTCCAAACTGGTGTtaaccccctccctgctgtggtcTTACTCATTCTGTCTTGAAGGAAGCACCTGGCTCCTCAGCTTCTTTTTCACAGACAagccattaatttttttgttgccaCAATTGTTGCCTCTTCTTCTAATTTGAGGAACCAAAAAGGAAAGGTGATTCTGCCCCTGATGGCTTTCTGTAAGGAGGTTTTCTTATCCACTTAGAATTGGTCttcgttggggctggagcgatagcacagtgggtggggcgtttgccttgcactcggccgacctgggttcgattcccacatcccatatggtcccctgagcattgccaggggtggttcctgagtgtagagtcaggagtaacccctgtgcattgccaggtgtgacccaaaaagaaaaacatttttaaaaattaaattaaaaaaatagaattggttCTTGCATTAGCAAGAATGCTAATAAATCTAAGAGGTCCTCTGAGTCATGGGCTTTTAAATATGTGTGACATGTGATGAGTATTTGAATGGTTCTGAGCTATAAGGTGCCATGCCAGATGCCAAAGGAACTACTGACATCTTCCCACATAGCTGGAAAAATGGGACACAAACATAAAAAGTACACAAGGTCATGTAACTGTTTAGCACAAAGAAAAAACTTGACATGTGACTGTAAGCCTATCCAAGCTGAGGTAACAATGCCATGGAGTGGGTTGCTTCCAATCAGAAATTTATGCCTCACAGTGTGGGAGGTGGCACGTATAAGTTTGAGGTGCTGGAATGGTTAGGGGAGGGTACTCTTCCTGATTCATAAATTGGGCCTTCTGGCAATGCCCTTTGCTAGTGGAAAGGACTAGAGATTTCTCTCAGGTTTCTCTTAAAAGGGTACTAATCACATTCATGAGGGTTCTCTTATATCTCTCCCAAAGACACCTCTTACTATTACCATCACCTTTAGGGAGTTAGAATTTGGAGGGAACCATGAAATTCAGATGATAGTAGTTTCCAaatgagaggcagagagaagtgaTATTACAGTCTTTATCACTATATAtcctacccatagtgtattcgatatgccagaaacagtaacaacaagtctcacaatggagatgttactggtgctcgctcgagcaaatcgatgagcaacaggatgacagtgatacagtgctacagtgatcacTATATCCATCatcttctaaataaattttacttgaatGCGGATAACTTTGCTTCATTTTTCAGATTCAACTTACCAGTACATAAAAGGTTCTGCAGACATTAAATCCAACCAAGGGATCTTCCCCAGTGGACTTCAGTGTGTCACCATTTTAATTGGGGTATATGATGTACAGACAGGCATCCCCCTGATGGGGGTCATCAACCAACCTTTCCTCTCACAAGACAGAGAGACCAACAGGTAAATTATGAACATTCATGCATCTTATGGTTTTAAGAATTTATAAACAGTTTACTGTTAGGATTATTACTCTTTACCAGAGAATCCAATGGTTCAGTACATTGAGTTGTTTCTACTGAAAATCTGTACATGTAACTCAAAGTACTAATTTTAGTCCTACATTTGGCACTATTTTATTTGGGGCTTGATGATAACAGTGGGTGGGAAAATAGGGGGAAATGCCATCTCAGAGAAATCAGTATTGCATTTGAGATCTAGCAATTTGGCCCCTATTTTCTAGAATCCACTCAAAAAAGAGCACCTTTTAGAAAAACTGTTTTCTAAACAGGGGTCATCTCAACTGATCCAAGTTCATATGGAATTTTGTCAATGGATAATTTATCGCAATTTCAGAGGATATTCAAAATCAAATGTGAAATGACCCAGATTCGTAGCTATGCCCAGGATGTGGATGTGCCCATGGAGCACGATTCCTATAAATAATGCAGCTTCGCCTCctttcctgtccctccctcctttttctccATGGACCTCTGCCTGGAAATTAGGAGGCCACCAGGATGCCAGTTGCTTTGATCCATGGCCCATGCTCTGCAGGCGGCACCAAGGCCTGTGAAGTCCAAGTGAAAGCAAGCAGCTTATTTCCTGtgatgtcagttttttttttttattgaaataagtcCCAGTTTTCCATTTCTATTGAACTTCTCGAATCACTTTGGgcaactaaaaattattttctccttaaTAGGTATAAACTATACCTCTACTATTTCTCACAGGTCTTTTCTCTACCGAACTTATTCCTAACCGAACCCAGGTTTCTATTATCTTTATATCATCATCACCCAGTTCAAAAGCAGCAGGTCTGTCTGCAGACACAATCCTGGGTTAGAAATAGAGGTGCTGGCGGAGCTGGGAGAGGTGCAGGCTCTGGAGCCAGCTGCCTGAGTCTGGCCACAGATTTCACCTCTTATTCTCTGGGCTTGTGCAAGTTTACATACTCTAAGAGCATCATTTTCCATCTCTGTAAGCAGAGTCCGTACCCAAAACACAGTCTGCTGAGCATTCCTAAATGTTAGGTGTGGCCATTGCTGCTGCCCAAAAAATGAGTTTCTTGGTCATATAGTCCAAATGAACCCTAACAAATGggagaataaaaaggaatgacCGAATGAACAAAAAGTTACTATAAGGATCATAAAAATGTGCAGATTTAAAAAGATATTACCTGTTTATCTTTGTTCCCTGTTAAACTTCAAATGCCAAAAGTGGTAATGACATTTTGCAAGTAACCAGAAGCCCCACAAATATTTTAGTGTCATCCCAGTTGGATGTGATAATTGTGTAAGATCCACAGCATTGCTGATCTGTAAAAATGGAGGCAGCTGCATATGTGTGAAAACCTTTTAGAAAGATACTAAGTACTTGAGATatgtatatactttatatatatgcatgtatatatactttatatatattct contains these protein-coding regions:
- the INPP1 gene encoding inositol polyphosphate 1-phosphatase, giving the protein MSAILRELLCVSEKAANIARACRQQDALFQLLIEEKKDGDKNKKFAVDFKTLADVLVQEVIKQNMENKFPGLGEKVFGEESNEFTNDLGEKIILKLCATEEETVELLSKVLNGNKLASEALAKVVHQDVTLTDPTLDSIEINIPQDTLGIWVDPIDSTYQYIKGSADIKSNQGIFPSGLQCVTILIGVYDVQTGIPLMGVINQPFLSQDRETNRWEGQCYWGLSYMGTNIHSLQHLHSERTVSETQSQATGKSSSEAKEPASCFSAVISTSEKEPIRAALSRICGESIFRAAGAGYKSLCVVQGLVDIYIFSEDTTFKWDSCAAHAILRAMGGGMVDLKECLQKNPEPGLDPPQLVYHLENEGAAGVEKWANKGGLIAYRSKKQLETFLRLLIQNLTPADSRI